Proteins encoded by one window of Serratia nevei:
- the nqrF gene encoding NADH:ubiquinone reductase (Na(+)-transporting) subunit F: protein MEIILGVAMFTTIVMVLVLLILFAKSKLVNTGDIAVEINGDLDKSFHAPAGDKLLNVLSSQGIFVSSACGGGGSCGQCRVVIKEGGGDILPTELSHINKREAKEGCRLACQVNVKQNLKIELPEEIFGVKKWECEVISNDNKATFIKELKLKIPDGEDVPFRAGGFIQIEAPAHDISYADFDVPQEYRGDWDKFNLFRYRSTVNDTTVRAYSMANYPEEKGIIMLNVRIATPPPNNPDVPPGIMSSYIWSLKAGDKVTISGPFGEFFAKETDAEMIFIGGGAGMAPMRSHIFDQLKRLNSKRKITFWYGARSLREMFYEDDFNQLQAENDNFTWHVALSDPQPEDNWTGYTGFIHNVLLENYLRNHPAPEDCEFYMCGPPMMNAAVIKMLKDLGVEDENIMLDDFGG from the coding sequence ATGGAAATTATTTTAGGCGTAGCAATGTTCACCACCATCGTGATGGTGCTGGTATTGCTGATCCTGTTCGCCAAATCGAAGCTGGTGAACACCGGCGACATCGCGGTGGAGATCAACGGCGATTTGGATAAGAGCTTCCATGCGCCGGCGGGCGACAAGCTGCTCAACGTGCTCTCCAGCCAGGGAATTTTCGTCTCCTCGGCTTGCGGCGGCGGCGGTTCCTGCGGCCAGTGCCGGGTGGTGATCAAAGAGGGCGGCGGCGATATCCTGCCGACCGAGCTCTCGCACATCAACAAGCGCGAAGCAAAAGAGGGTTGCCGCCTGGCGTGCCAGGTGAACGTGAAGCAGAACCTGAAGATCGAGCTGCCGGAAGAGATCTTCGGCGTGAAGAAATGGGAGTGCGAGGTTATCTCCAACGATAACAAAGCCACCTTTATCAAAGAGCTGAAGCTGAAGATCCCCGATGGCGAAGACGTGCCGTTCCGCGCGGGCGGTTTCATCCAGATCGAAGCCCCGGCGCACGACATCAGCTACGCCGACTTCGACGTGCCGCAGGAGTATCGCGGCGACTGGGACAAGTTCAACCTGTTCCGCTACCGCTCGACGGTGAACGACACCACGGTGCGCGCCTACTCGATGGCCAACTACCCGGAAGAGAAGGGCATCATCATGCTCAACGTGCGTATCGCCACGCCGCCGCCAAACAACCCGGACGTGCCGCCGGGCATCATGTCTTCCTATATCTGGTCGCTGAAGGCGGGTGACAAGGTGACCATCTCCGGGCCATTCGGCGAGTTCTTCGCCAAGGAAACCGACGCCGAAATGATCTTCATCGGCGGCGGCGCGGGCATGGCGCCGATGCGTTCGCACATCTTCGATCAGCTCAAGCGCCTGAACTCGAAGCGCAAGATCACCTTCTGGTACGGCGCGCGTTCGCTGCGCGAGATGTTCTATGAAGACGACTTCAACCAGCTGCAGGCGGAGAACGACAACTTCACCTGGCACGTGGCGCTGTCGGATCCGCAGCCGGAAGATAACTGGACCGGCTACACCGGCTTTATCCATAATGTCCTGCTGGAGAACTACCTGAGGAATCACCCGGCGCCGGAGGACTGCGAGTTTTACATGTGCGGGCCGCCGATGATGAACGCTGCGGTGATCAAGATGCTGAAAGATCTGGGCGTCGAAGACGAAAACATCATGCTGGATGACTTTGGTGGCTAA
- a CDS encoding FAD:protein FMN transferase, with protein MRALAMKNWLTGVALSATLLLTGCGPEQVDLTGKTMGTSYSIRYVTGDDTPSAREMQAEIDKRLEQVNDQMSTYRPDSELSRFNASRDIDRPFPVSPATAEVVREALRINRVTDGALDVTVGPLVNLWGFGPEGRPDKVPSEAELAHRRAWTGADKLTVQGSALVKSIPELYVDLSSIAKGYGVDVVAEYLQSQHVQNYMVDIGGEVRTRGRNGEQKPWRIAIERPTAGAQQQAQLVIQPGEMSIATSGDYRNYFEQDGVRYSHTIDPITGRPINHRLVSITVLSPTCMTADGLSTGLNVMGPERGLALANLLGIPVFMIVKTADGFEERYSDAFKPYLKKSS; from the coding sequence ATGCGCGCATTGGCGATGAAGAACTGGCTGACGGGCGTGGCGCTGAGCGCCACCCTGCTGCTGACCGGCTGCGGGCCGGAACAGGTGGACCTGACGGGTAAAACCATGGGCACCTCGTATTCGATCCGTTATGTGACCGGCGACGATACGCCGTCGGCGCGCGAGATGCAGGCGGAGATCGATAAACGGCTGGAGCAGGTGAACGACCAGATGTCCACCTACCGGCCGGACTCCGAGCTGAGCCGCTTCAACGCCAGCCGCGACATTGACCGGCCATTCCCGGTTTCGCCGGCGACCGCCGAGGTGGTGCGCGAAGCGCTGCGCATCAACCGCGTGACCGATGGCGCGCTGGACGTGACCGTCGGGCCGCTGGTCAATCTGTGGGGCTTCGGCCCGGAAGGGCGGCCGGATAAAGTGCCGAGCGAGGCGGAGCTGGCGCACCGCCGCGCCTGGACCGGTGCCGATAAACTGACGGTGCAGGGCAGCGCGCTGGTGAAAAGCATCCCCGAGCTGTATGTCGACCTGTCGTCGATCGCCAAAGGATACGGCGTGGACGTGGTGGCGGAGTATCTGCAATCGCAACACGTGCAAAATTACATGGTGGATATCGGCGGTGAGGTGCGCACGCGCGGGCGCAACGGCGAGCAAAAGCCGTGGCGCATCGCCATCGAGCGCCCGACCGCCGGTGCGCAGCAGCAGGCGCAGTTGGTGATCCAGCCAGGGGAGATGTCGATCGCCACCTCGGGTGACTATCGCAACTACTTCGAGCAGGACGGGGTGCGCTATTCGCACACCATCGATCCTATCACCGGCCGGCCGATCAACCACCGCCTGGTGTCGATCACCGTACTGAGCCCGACCTGTATGACCGCTGACGGCCTGTCCACCGGCCTGAACGTGATGGGGCCGGAGCGCGGCCTGGCGCTGGCCAATCTGCTCGGTATCCCGGTGTTCATGATCGTGAAAACCGCCGACGGGTTTGAGGAGCGTTATTCGGACGCGTTCAAACCCTACCTGAAAAAGAGTTCGTGA
- the nqrM gene encoding (Na+)-NQR maturation NqrM, protein MLTVFAATFVLFLLIVGGMSLGYVFKRKSLQGSCGGITALGMEKVCDCPEPCDARKKREAKAAQRREQLDKHRIL, encoded by the coding sequence ATGCTGACGGTATTCGCCGCCACCTTCGTGTTGTTCCTGCTGATCGTCGGCGGGATGTCGCTGGGCTACGTGTTCAAACGCAAAAGCCTGCAGGGCAGCTGCGGCGGCATCACCGCATTGGGGATGGAGAAAGTCTGCGACTGCCCGGAACCTTGCGATGCGCGCAAAAAGCGCGAAGCCAAAGCGGCGCAGCGGCGCGAGCAGCTGGACAAGCACCGCATTCTGTAG
- a CDS encoding putative T6SS immunity periplasmic lipoprotein has protein sequence MNRIILAGTLTLLLAGCMHMNDPRPKNYAASVAVVDNHVCVRVQPEGDERLAGVIIEEIGNANAIFGKNFADNEMPAVTAATCISDDNYKFEGGRSYGVSVTLLSRDKRSKGIEPAARLFGAGFSVRNENGIIQVVPAH, from the coding sequence ATGAACCGCATTATTTTGGCTGGAACGCTGACTTTGCTGCTCGCCGGCTGTATGCACATGAACGATCCGAGGCCAAAGAACTACGCGGCCAGCGTCGCTGTCGTTGATAACCACGTTTGCGTGCGGGTTCAACCGGAAGGGGACGAGCGGTTGGCCGGCGTCATTATCGAAGAAATCGGCAACGCCAACGCTATCTTCGGCAAGAACTTCGCGGATAACGAGATGCCTGCGGTCACCGCGGCTACGTGCATTTCTGACGATAACTATAAATTCGAGGGCGGGAGGTCTTACGGGGTTTCGGTAACGCTGTTGTCGCGGGATAAACGAAGTAAAGGTATTGAGCCTGCTGCCCGGCTATTTGGGGCAGGGTTTAGCGTACGCAATGAAAATGGCATCATCCAGGTGGTTCCTGCTCACTAA
- a CDS encoding glycerophosphodiester phosphodiesterase family protein: MIRFSYLLLASALSLSALAASAAGHAPAIVAHRGGTADAPENTRIAIETALKNGADAIWITLQESKDGVIVLYRPSDLKALTNRQGPVSAYTAAQLAETDAGWAFARGDTHPFRGQGIGIPRLDDVLKAFPHVTFYLDIKSPDADPAQFGQALLATLESTDSLNRIRVYSTDAKYLQVLPPAIPRFESRDETRTLLANVTMAHQCDVKPDNRQPRWYGLELKREVEVVEKYTLGEGRSKAFLTWDKESMDCFRSQGPAHIILFGVNSPQEYQQALALGADGVMVNSPAEAKSFRKAK, encoded by the coding sequence ATGATCAGATTTTCTTATTTGCTGCTGGCTTCCGCGCTGTCGCTGAGCGCGCTGGCGGCCAGCGCTGCCGGTCACGCGCCGGCGATCGTCGCCCACCGCGGCGGCACCGCCGATGCGCCGGAGAACACCCGCATCGCCATCGAAACCGCGCTGAAAAACGGCGCCGACGCCATCTGGATCACCCTGCAAGAATCCAAAGACGGCGTCATCGTGCTGTATCGCCCTTCGGATCTGAAAGCGTTGACCAACCGGCAGGGCCCGGTCTCTGCCTATACCGCCGCGCAGCTGGCCGAGACCGACGCTGGCTGGGCCTTCGCCAGGGGGGATACGCACCCGTTCCGCGGCCAGGGCATCGGCATTCCGCGGCTGGACGACGTGCTTAAAGCGTTTCCGCACGTCACCTTCTATCTGGACATCAAATCCCCGGACGCCGATCCGGCGCAGTTTGGCCAGGCGCTGCTGGCGACGCTGGAAAGCACCGACAGCCTGAACCGCATCCGCGTCTACTCCACCGACGCCAAATACCTGCAGGTGCTGCCGCCGGCCATCCCGCGCTTCGAAAGCCGCGACGAGACCCGCACGCTGCTGGCCAACGTCACCATGGCGCACCAGTGCGACGTCAAACCGGATAACCGGCAGCCGCGCTGGTACGGGCTGGAGCTGAAGCGCGAGGTGGAAGTGGTGGAGAAATATACCCTCGGCGAAGGGCGTTCGAAGGCGTTTCTGACCTGGGATAAAGAGTCGATGGACTGCTTCCGCTCGCAGGGCCCGGCGCACATCATCCTGTTCGGCGTCAACTCGCCGCAGGAGTATCAGCAGGCGCTGGCGCTGGGCGCCGACGGCGTGATGGTCAACTCACCGGCCGAGGCGAAAAGCTTCCGCAAGGCGAAATAA